From Cetobacterium somerae ATCC BAA-474:
TTGTTAAAGCTATTTTTGATAGAATAGAAGAAACTGATGGTGAGATTGGAAGTTTTGTATCTCTTAGAAAAGAAAAAGCGATAGAAGAAGCAAAAGCCGTTGATTATAAAATACAAAATGGAGAAACTGTAGGAGCTTTAGCAGGAATTCCAGTAGCCATAAAAGATAACATGGTATCAATTGGAGAACCATCACAATCAGCTTCTAAGATATTAGAAGGATATGAAGGAATATATGACGCTACAGTTGTAAAAAAATTAAAAGATGCAGATGCAATAATAATAGGAAAAACAAACATGGACGAATTCGCTATGGGTTCAACAACAACAACATCTGCTTATGAAAAAACAACTAAAAACCCTTGGGATTTAGATAGAGTTCCTGGAGGGAGTAGTGGAGGAGGAGCTACATCAGTTGCTTCAAACCAATGTTATATATCTCTAGGGTCAGATACAGGTGGAAGTATTAGACAACCAGCATCATTTTGTGGAGTAGTTGGATTAAAACCAACTTATGGAAGAATTTCTAGATATGGTCTTATGGCATTTGCCTCATCTCTAGATCAGATTGGTCCATTTGCTAAAACAGTTAAAGATGTAGCTTTAGCTTTAAATACGTTAGCAGGAGTAGATGATTATGATTCTACAGTTGAAGAAGTAGAAGTTCCAAATTATTTAGATTATTTAACTGGAGATATAAAAGGAATGAAGATTGGTGTGCCGAAAGAATACTTCATAGAGGGACTAAATCCAGGAGTAAAAAAGGTTGTAGATGAAGCTTTAGAAACTTTTAAATCTTTAGGTGCAGAGATAGTAGAAATATCATTACCGCATACAAAATATGCAGCTCCGACATACTATGTATTAGCTCCAGCAGAAGCTAGTTCAAATTTAGCTAGATTCGATGGTGTTAGATATGGACATAGAACAAAAAATGCTTCAA
This genomic window contains:
- the gatA gene encoding Asp-tRNA(Asn)/Glu-tRNA(Gln) amidotransferase subunit GatA; its protein translation is MKKIYELTAFEIKEKILNRELTSEEVVKAIFDRIEETDGEIGSFVSLRKEKAIEEAKAVDYKIQNGETVGALAGIPVAIKDNMVSIGEPSQSASKILEGYEGIYDATVVKKLKDADAIIIGKTNMDEFAMGSTTTTSAYEKTTKNPWDLDRVPGGSSGGGATSVASNQCYISLGSDTGGSIRQPASFCGVVGLKPTYGRISRYGLMAFASSLDQIGPFAKTVKDVALALNTLAGVDDYDSTVEEVEVPNYLDYLTGDIKGMKIGVPKEYFIEGLNPGVKKVVDEALETFKSLGAEIVEISLPHTKYAAPTYYVLAPAEASSNLARFDGVRYGHRTKNASNIDELYTKSRSEGFGDEVKRRIMIGTYVLSAGFFDAYFKKAQKVRRLIKNDFDKAFEKVDIIFTPVTPGPAFRLDAKKTPVELYLEDIFTIPANLAGIPGISIPAGMTEGLPVGIQLLGKAFGEKDILKAGDAFEKAIKERV